The genomic interval TGCTGGCACACTTTGGCCCAAGTCAGTATGCGGCCGGCACTCTGGCCTACGGACCTCTGACCGAAAAAGGCCGGGAGATCCTGCCGGAATTCGAACGACTTGGAATGATTCTTGATTTGACACACCTGTCCGAGGAAAGCTTTTATGACGCCTACGAACGGTTCTCCGGTCCGGTGATCGCCAGTCATACAAATTGTCGCGCGCTGGTGCCTGGCGATCGTCAATTCACCGACGAGCAGATCCGGATGATGATCGCCCGGGACGGGGTCATCGGAGAAGCACTGGATGCGTGGATGCTGGTGCCCGGGTGGATTCATGGCGAATCGGATCCGCACAGTGTGAGTCTGGCCGCGGTGGTCGACCACATTGACCACATCTGCCAAATTGCCGGAAACGCGAGTCATGCGGCAATCGGCTCTGACACCGGCGGTACCAATCATATGCCAGGTGATTTGCTCACAACGGTGGACCTGCACAAGATGGACGCGATGCTCCGCCAACGGGGTTACTCCGACGAAGATGTGGACAACATCTTCCACGGAAACTGGATACGCTATTTTCGGGAGTGGCTGAAGTAGCAAACACATGCTGCGAGACGAGCACTCGGACAGGCACATTGTGCGGTTAATTCTGTCCATGCCCGTGGGGAGCAGTCGCGGAAGTTCAGCAATGCGTAGAGTGTGCTGTCACCCTTTATTAACCGCTACGATGAAAA from Fuerstiella sp. carries:
- a CDS encoding dipeptidase; translation: MRLIFDAHLDLALFALAENRDQTEEVATMNAREFGLTDALNRGHAAISLPEMRRAKVAVCQSTVAVRTNREARPTSRFDLDYGTQAIAYAAAQGQLAYYRILEQQGEVTLIRTAAELDAHWRRWEENADDRLPIGIIVSMECADPIVEPAQAEAWWEDGVRSVMLAHFGPSQYAAGTLAYGPLTEKGREILPEFERLGMILDLTHLSEESFYDAYERFSGPVIASHTNCRALVPGDRQFTDEQIRMMIARDGVIGEALDAWMLVPGWIHGESDPHSVSLAAVVDHIDHICQIAGNASHAAIGSDTGGTNHMPGDLLTTVDLHKMDAMLRQRGYSDEDVDNIFHGNWIRYFREWLK